A segment of the Mytilus trossulus isolate FHL-02 chromosome 12, PNRI_Mtr1.1.1.hap1, whole genome shotgun sequence genome:
TGTAGTTATTAGTAAGTCGACCATTAGCATGTTCTATTAAACTAAGCAGTGGGCCGATATATTGACTCgatgaaatacataaaaaaaaaaacgaaacgaCATCTACTTCAATGATTCGACTTTAAGTGCGATAAGTTTCACTTTTAGAGCGAACATGTAACAGAATAATCCTcaacttaaatatcaattatacgAAGTAATGTTTGGATATgacattaaatttataaatcataaaattgatacattttcCCAGGCATAAGAGCAAAAACTATTTGCTGCTATGCAATACaatcacggtgggtatggttgtcctgcgagagaacgtactgtgctggtgattcggtcctgacgggtgctggtgatcaatgaaaaaatgtaaacaaagacgaaaattatgatttttgacgttttcactcataaaaaatgggagaaaacagttgagatttatcaatttcgtttcttatgggttcatatacAAGCCATTGAAAAattgaccctctaaactgttttagtaagcgtaacacaaaaatgctcattttcagaaaatttcgaaatgaaaaaataaaacaaaaatactcatagagtccgctttctTTACCGCAATCCACACCACAAaactattttgtgaaaaaaacattgcaatttattaaaatttagcattttctcaaattattcatgtcctgatactgtgctggtgggtcctgtcattgtgctggtgggtcctgatacggtgctggtgatttttggataagaagttggtcatatttgaaacaaatgttacaaaatcaataaaattagccagataattgttgccaacaggatctatgactcctattttagctcttgtgcatccatttggctgtttaatatgtgttttcaagtGATCTaaacttgtattacataataacataaaaggccaacatctttcgtccaatatcagataacaatatatagtatgtaaaataatttaaaaattccacaatactatataattcattttatgtgtcaatttgtttgaaaaaagtcgaaaagaagagaTTCTTTTTAATGTCATAATTATCTGTcgctttctagatctatgcttagcatttatttcagatgacatggactCATCACCCTGATGACCCTGCTGCCTTCAATAAAtttatccgtatacatatattaatagataaacaaaaggctgcaactggtatttttgtatttaaaatgattcgtttTAACGAGAATATTTGcggtgaatggaaactgtgagggtcgaaatcttaaattgcttataaatgttgctggacccagtttcgttatcttatgtgaattttctgaaatgtgcaaggtagatagacattttgattttgtttgctcggtaatgaaccattgtgttgatcccatgctaaatataaaaaaaaatctgtacaaaggtctgtgaattttctacaaaaaaagtgattttattttcactaaattctctatttctactaaatacaataatgaactataaataataatgctttgcaagaagtttccccttgatatatgtacaaaattatatctcttttattcattgtctgtgctgttttgatactattgcagtttgcacatttcggaattgacaggccacaggaggggtcataaaccgtacacgaaaagataaaatattgatataagtacttaatttgcatctttgaaCCCCCACCCTGGCTTGTTTTTTTAGGAGCCTGGGGTGtctaaaaatggtcgattacagacagccgagtacgcattttactttccaggcgtgttattgttgattgttaaagtcctgaaaacggataaatggaaacaaaaatgtttgatatatctgactttagattcagttttttttaaatataaattcaggctatattttaatataataattctatgaattcacaatataaaaaaatgcagaaaaaaaatgaatgaagtgaaatatcttagtaaggagtcattactacggagatggtgtgtttgacacacaaaacttaaaagcttaatgatattacatgtaccaatattaaaataaaagtgtattttagttgggtatttttttctatttactcattttcaattataatctaggcacattttatttttattcatgaaaaatatttaaatatagaaaagaaggacacattgttcacttcctcccccgtaattctttataaaaatatttaatttgaaatgaaaaagctaagaaatcttagTTTTGTTAGTGTTCTCTATGTTATCTCGTCTTCActctctgacatattctagcctgccctttcatagaatagtgatttttttagtgttctatcgaactttcgaaaGAAAAAAACCCTGCTAAccgtttagacaaaaaaaattgttggaaaaatcttacagcaagtgattcttaatagctataagatacatttttcttttacaacttttaaatcttacgagaaactattccaagctttcactgtaacctcgctctaacttatgggttattgttgaaggtcgtacgatgacgtatggttgttAAAACATACTTtctttggtttcttatggaaatttgtccattgacaacaaacataccacatcatctactttatataagtattgtataaattacaacgtattttggtgatcttgcaaaatgatcgtgatcccgaaaatcgtaaacatattttcttatcttaaaaggggtcaagaagggttccattaacaggccaataaattaattttaaaaaaagataaaaaaaaaataggggtattttttctctcataaatagattcacaacaatgtcaatttcaagaaagcagacaacagctaattagtcaataacagtacagcgtcaatgatcttgaatatatgccacttttaactaaaatataaaagcacagaaccaggacataggagcacagaaccaggaccgtttttcttatcaccagcacagcgtcaggacaattccgtttaacgaacttgcacgacttttgcaatataatattgttgtaatatactatgcatggtacttatgacacatcagagaaaaaataagcaacaaaacagtcgttttattgccgttctgatacaatgtaaacaaacccaccagcacagaatcaggacccaccagcacccgtcaggaccaaatcaccagcacagtacgttctctcgcaggacaaccatacccaccgtgacaatataaacaaaacctttttgcaacaatttttttaaaacagcaatGTCGACAGAGTCTTAAAATTGGACGATACATGTGAATTTATATGAGGTTATTATGCAACACACTTaactatatacaaatgtattccTATTAGTCTGTGGTAAATATAGTTATCATCCGTTGATGAGAAAGCAAAATATCACATTAGAACCACAAATTATTACTAAATAAATGCCTTATACttaatgataataatatatTCCTCTTTTGCAGACATGTCACTTGAAAAAAGACTAAAATCTTTTCTCGGTCGACGCCGGGTAAGTTTTACAGTAAAACTTTAAAGTTTTTCTATTCCCATTTGTTAATACCCAATATACATAATACTATTGGACTTGCGTCATGTTATGACTGGGGCTcatttcaaaaacatgtttcactcaAAATTATCGCAAGAGCATGTTTGTATCTCTAAATATAAATGACCGGAAAGGATTTTTAATTAGGCTATgttttcattatgtttgttGGGTAACCTcccatatatttaaaaattaattgaatggTGTGTCATTATCtcattgacatttttgtgctaATGAAGCTAATTACTTAGCACCAGCTTGAACTAGGATAAAGATTCAGATCATATTTTCTAGAATATTGCTGTTTGCATATGACACCCAAGGTCATACATTTGAGCAACCAATAACTAGGTACAAAACTGTATTGATGAATTTTAACTTgttatctttttcatttgttgatattttaaatctttaaaagcAGTGTTATATCTTAATGTGATGTTTTGTGGTCCAAACTTGTCCAATCTTCTTAAAAACCTATTCGAGCATTACTGCCTGATAACTGTTTTAATTATACACCTAGTTTATATGCAGAAATTACTCTCACATAATTTGCAAAAGTTTTTTTACCATATTCACGGTCTTCTGTCTTTTAATGTATCATATTTGATATAACAGACTTATTATGAAGATAGTGATGATGAAGACATCGACGATGATGATAGTGATAAGGAGATAGAAAAGGTAAGCTCTTCAATATATTTAGGGTATGTCGTAGTTGTTATGCTCTcatgtattgataaatgtatatattccTAGTCTTTCAGTGATTTGGATTGATCGTAAATAGGTGAAAACACTAATGAATCATCACTTTGATCAAGCATTGTAGTTGTGTTTTAACACTAAAGGTGATACCGAGGTTTGGTTGACTATACACGACATCATCATCTGCTCGGTAGCTATTACTTCAAATCTGGTATGATATATATAGAAGATTTCCCGTATTATCTGATTAAATATTATTCAGAAACGTAAGTTCCAACTCAGCTGAAGAATCATGTACGAGTCATGGTGTGTTTTGCCTTTTGAATTGAAGACAAAGTTCATTTACATGTTTAAGTTAAATGTCGACATACgatatttaataaatgttattttcactttATATTTACAGTGTATTGTTTAAATACACCTACCacatgaaatttcaaaaaattcaaaacaattattttgccCTTCTGTCAGGTATAAGTTCACATTAAAAACTTTACGTTATTACATTAACTAACTGAAATCATCAATAAACCACAGTCTTATTTAGGTCCTGACTCTTTGTCTAATTTGCTTACATAATTctgtaaatgtctttttttaccTTTAGGATATTCAAAAGGATTCATGTataaaagaaaagttttcattttattcaaacttCCATGGTAATAAGATTCGGAAACGTTATGGTGGAGGTATGTAATCAATCAATATCAATCAGTATAGCATATCTAAAAATTGGAAAATaacgcattttttttatttatctcatTGTCGAAGGAACTAAATGAACAACATTTCTCAACATGCACTTAACGAATACATTTGATCTATAACACAGTGTAAATACAAACCCAATAACATAAAGGGTTATACTTATTTAGCCTTTTGTCCTACAGTTTTACTCATAATTGAGATGgttataaaaatcaataagCAAAACAGTCTTTAAAGTCATGAGGAACGAGTCTTTTGTTCACGATTTTATCTCACGATACCATATCGTATAGTCGTCAATTCTGTTGTTGTCTCTATGTGTTATGATGTGAAAATATGACAGCTAATAAATTGCCGTGTTTTTGAAGCAGTAGTTTACCGATTGTCTCCTTAttgtaaaaaatcaacaaagaagcatggATACTGAGCAcgtgtataacatgtacaatcagatgaAAGTGTATTTCAGTGatagatccatgcgtattgcgatcatcGGGTTTTTACGAGTAGGGTCACACTAAGGTCACTTGCATACTGTAAATAtttcggcgaattgcttcctagaagcaagcaattaaaaaaaaaagtaaacgtcttcttaaaaaaatcttcagaaaaaagtatatgtacataaatttcataatgaaaactatccttatagatataaaaaaacatttgcaattttttttttaattgcggtttcatatgattttaacaAGAAAGAATTTTGTGTTCTTTTGAGCATGCTAGTAATGCTACTGTAGCTTTTTGATACGTCTTGGCACATGTTTCTGAACTTTATAGTAATACTTGTTTGTTTTACttagaaaaaatcaaatcagGACTTCGAGTAATACGATCACGATCATGGACACCTCCAAACGATTACATACTTGAAAAGGAAGATCCTGAAATTGGCACTATTATCAATGTTGCAAAAGGTGGTGTTGTCAAGGTCCAATGGGACTCATCGGATAGTACTGACACATGTAAAAAAGGAGAGAATGGTCAATTTAATCTTCTTTTATTGGACAATGCGCAAATTGGTAAGCCTTCTTATTTCCATTGCATTCTTTAAACAAATCTAacaaaaatcattattaaatgagttatgttaaaaaataaatttcaaatttaaagtagGTCCAGCTCGTATTACAATGCAGTGTTCTATGTAAAGGGCGGCACTgaatgtcaaaaaataaaatagttgtaACACTTATTTTGTGATTTGAAATATAGATACACAAAATTAATGATtgtaatttaccaaaaaaactgCAGATAACAATTCATAATATTTAACTGTACCCATGAGTCTCAGATACAATGTAGTCCAATAATTGCAACTGTATGAAATTTCTAGCATCAATCAGACTAGCTCAAAAACATCATGAAAATGAGACTTACTAACACAGGgctatttgattttaaatgacTGAACTGCATTTTGACTAATTAATCGGTTAATTACCTCCCGCTTGTAATGAATCATCACTGTCCTTCATTAGCCACTCTCATATATTTTGGAATTATTCATTGTGATTtatagaataaaacaaacaatatacaccacaattttgttttctttgactAGAAAAGTGAGAAACGCTGACGAATAGAAATTTGTAACACACATActcttccttttttttattacctGAAATCAGAAATATTCAAggtaaaaaacataatttatgcaAGTGAAACTAATTTAGTTCTAAAGAGTTCACGAAAATCTTATTCAAGCTGACAAGTTTTCTTTTTCAACTTTCGCTGTTGGTGTTTtctaaaaagaaattcaaagatTATGTTTAAAATCTTTATCACCTGACTCTCCATtacgtttttcttttttactttttcagaaCATAACAAACTGTATAGCCGTCATAGCATTTGTCCTTTAATGTTACGAAATGAAtcattatgcatttttttcatgtcaatattttcatgtaaaagTAGGTAGCAATTTGAACTTTACATTTAACAGTGATATAGACAACATTTAATACTTCCAATTTTTATGAGAATGCACAATACTTAACTGTCTGCAGCTCTCTTAAGCATGCTGTCATAACAAATTAGCAACTCAAGTAAGATATAATATACGTTTCGGCTGAAATTTGGTTTGATGGTTTTTCTTGTGTAAAACATAATTCGGAAGTTTATTTTGTCTAGTGTATGATTATCATATTTTGTTACGCGCAGGGTTAATTTTGCTTTAAACATTGAATTAAGCGAAACCATTTCATATCTCATTCAAATGGAAAATAAGCACTTATACATCCACataaaaaacagataaaagataacattttttttaaaatcacacagtagcaaaaatatacaaatccgTCAAGCAATTAACAACACTGAACAATAAAAGCATTCTTTAGTTGTATTGCATGTTGTAAAGAAAATCTCGgaccaatcataccaatatttcggacctaatttctatttaaaaaaacaacggcagacatcaTCTGTTAACAAAGCTCTCTTCATTACCGGTTAATAGgttaaataaaatgttagaggattgcaacacaatttcatctaacagtcctaagtatgaaatagttcaaattattatggcatattgttattctaagcTATTTCCAAAAATTGATCACCCTGAAGaccataaaaaacattttattaaaataaagtatgtgaataaaggttttgattttgtaaatattgcctgtatatttaacgaccattctgttaaagaacaaattcctggatattttgacaatactgagctccGTCTTATCagacatgttacgaaaaggtatattATCGACGCTGAGGTTGACAAATTAGACTTAAAATTTGGGGACGGtgtcaaaacattgattatagATTTAAATAGGTAACATTTAAATCCTGTGCGTCTTGGTtaattcaaataacatttatCTAGAACATCATTATGTATTTGACATCTTATACGACAATTGCGTTTGTGATATTGCTGGCTAAAACCTGTCATAAGACATAAAAGGTGTACGCGCGTAGGAGTGGATGGTctagaaaaaggggggatgaGGGTTATACAAGTTCATTCAATTCTAGACTGATGATATTATACATAGTAAGCAAGTTTAatgttaggttttttttttggccaaGTTACTCATTCTACCTTTTCTTAACTCAAAACTCCCGTCAtgccttttcaaatttaatttagtcACCCTCtccttttaaaaaaacccaactggTACTTCCGTAGGTACCCATTCAacagatttaataaaaaaatatttgttttagagAAACTCCTACACTGTAAAAACAAGTGTTAATGATTTAACACTATTATTAACACCTTCCTGGAAACacttatttaacatgttaaaatgttaatcaTTAACACTTGTGTTAATAATTATTAACATGTTAATGTGTTAAAATGATTAACACATTACATGTGAATTTGCCTGGAAACACTTAATTaacactttaacatgtttatccTTGTGGAAGTGTTAATTTCTTTAACATGTCACATGTTTAACATGACATTAACACTAGTGTTCAAAAAGATGAATGGGTGATTTCTGACGATACACACCATAATTGGTTCTTGTTTTTGACCTGATCAGTTATTTGCATTGGCAAACCAATAATAAGCAACCAAGGATGTTGTTCATTGCCTTTgacatgttctttttttatgaaataaaggaATTGTgcattttgtaatgttttgaaTAAGCATTAATTCAAGGGAAAATTCCAAAATGGAAATAGAActtcataaaatatgaataccaaagagaaaaataaactgaataaTGTACCACAAATAGACAAAACCTAACAAACGACAGTCTTCTAAACaacacattgaaaaaaatggaaatgatACAAGATACAAGATATTGTCCACAGTACACTGGTGCCTGTCTTGCCctgtcattttttatgttcagtgaacAAAGAAAATGGAGTAAAAAACCTTATTTGGTATTGATGTTAGAAAAccatgttatatacatgtactagtatgtgtaccaagtttcaagttgatatgACTACTACTACTACTTCACTCTAAACTAACTTCTAAACTAACTTCACCAAAATGTTTTACAAGATTCAGGACAGACAAATGAATGGATTGACAGTCTGAAAAGAAATAATGCCATCTACTATCATAGATAAGGCATTGAAGACAGAAACAGCACTAAATATAAACCATGGTCATCTCAGTTACTCTGGAATTCTGAAAGTTTCCTTAAGTGTGAATtcttaataaaacataataaccATCTGTATAGTTTTTACTCATTTTTATTTCTTGACAACACGTCAGAGAATTTTATCCAATTGCTTGATTTTTGCTGGGTATATTGATCCCCAATAGCCCACTGTTGTAAAATCCCCAGTGTCTGGGAATAAATTTCGGGATAATCCaaatcaaaaacataataaactGCAATTAGTAACAGTAATGAGTCCAACACATTTAATGTTTGTCCTTTTATTTTCCTGCCATCTCCAATTACGTGTGAACATAAGGTATTTCCCTCCTGGTCAAGGAAGACCACTACATACGGAGCCTCTTCCTCTTCCGTTTCCAAGTGTTTTATGGGAAGGGAATCTATTTTCGgcacattctgaaaaaaaaaccccagtcaattctttttttatggaCTTCAGTGATGAATACAATAATTGGTCcttgtacaaaaatttaataattaacttttcacttatttatttcatgcataatattctataaaaataaatagacaatGTGTCCATGCGACACAGATGCCTCCACttgcatataatttaaaaagggCCATAAATCTAGAACAATAAAAGTGATGCCACCCAAATTCGAATTTGGTCTATGTTTTGAGGTTATTCATGTAATCATTTTGaatataagtttcattaatgtAAAAAAGCCAATTCTAATGTCAATTAtcacaagcagtttttttttgtgtaactaTACACACATCTTGACAAAAGAGCTATTGAATTCATTACTACCACTATCTTAATTAAAAGTATCAGTTTCTTGTACCAATATCAGAGTTTTATCTGTTTAAACTGTCACAAATTAATCTACCAAAATACTGTTTAAATGAATATACCTTTACAACTTTAATGCATGACTTGGATTTAATCCCTTTCCCCTTCTTTCTGTTAACATTGTTTTCTAACCCTTTTACAAGAGCAATACTCTTTTCTGTCTCTGTTTCCTGTGAAGAAATATTAAAtagaataaatgaaaatttcttttgCAACATGataacatgtttactaagtataaataagaagatatggtatgggTGCAAATGAGATAACTCCCCATCCAAGTGTTTGATAGCAATTTATGGTAATTTTACAATTGTAATTTTAGTGTAACTTTCATACTTATATTTCCCAATATAAACATGTCATATTAAAATGGTTTTCTGTGATCAAATTGACCACTTTTAAATTaagtacagaaaaaaaattgtaaatcatGCACGCTTTTATGGATTGTGGGGCTAAACTTTATCCAAGCACTATGAGGTTCATCAAGCGCCTATGTGATCGCCATAAAGCAGGATGATCAAGATCATGCCcctattaaaacaaaataatgctGGTCACTTATACCAGagtaaaatacaataaacttgAAAAGTTGTCTAATTAGCTTGACATTATTAACTGTATGtcaagtaaaaagtaaaataacaaaaataccgaactccaatgaaaagtcaaattttgatttatatatatacatgaaaaagGTGTTCATAATATATTTGCAGTTAGTGTACCTCAGTGGATAGTTTTACATCTTTTGCAACAATTTTCATCATTCATTCCATTTTACCAGCAATATGTTCTCTAAAATTGTCTGGGTTTTCTTTATTCTTCTGGCAGAAGAATTCATGCATAACCTATAAAAATAAGACCTTCTTTGTTAATAATATATAGTAAAAATTAGTTTGatttcataacaaataataaaatatatgtcttACCTTCAATGTCAACTGtagccatttaaaaaataattataaaaacactaaatacaaaacaaaaataaaattctaagtGCAATAAATGTTTAACGTGTTTTCCATGCCTTAAATAAAGAACTAGTATTATAGTATTATTGCGTAACAATATTCATATTGGCTTAGTTATAGGTCCGAGGGTAGCAGTATTGGCCTGCGGCAAAGCCGAAGGCCAATGCGGCTGCACGAGGACCTATAACTAAAccaatatgaaaattgttatgCAATAATACCTTTATGAAATAAGCAGCCCAATATTAACTCTGGAGTAATCAGAAAGTTCAATGAAAAGTCTAGGGTCACTCGAATGtgctaattaaaaaataaattaagttgtcagtaaatttttttaaatttcaatccaATCAAACAATGTAAATTCTAATAACACCCagaaaccatttttttcttttatttcttagTAACAGTGCCCATAAACTTTCAAGCTTCTAACCCCAAAATCAAAAAGTTTCTTCTGCTTTCCTTTATGTTCAtctaaataagttatatttgaAGCCAATGATGATGAAAAAGCatcggactgacagacagaagAATGGATGCAAAAagcaattattattatatattttcttttttctgtgagtataaaattcttgaaaaaaaaaatagtgacgTCACACACTTACCCATGTATTTGTGCCATCTGCAAACCCCAAACAACTGTACTttgaaaccatttttttcccaATCATTTGGTAGTAGGACGAATCAGCCATGCCTGGGTATGTTGCTGAATAGAATATTTCACACTCCTTGAGAACTTGATTGAAAATGCTGGAGTTCTTCTCTCCAGATGAGAGGGCAATGTGTAGTGCTGGCGACAGTGTAGGTAGTTGAATTTTGTCTGGATGCGGGAGACTATTTGGTAATGTGGTTTttgatactacatgtataaagtctgaaaacaaaatattaaaagatttaattttatacttaaattaaaaacaaataataataattaggAAAAATCTCATACATATGGTAGATTgatctttcattatttttacaaattttcttctttttagcCAATCATGTTAATGGGCCatgcaaaaataaaatccaCTTGACTTGCATTAATTTATAAGTTATCAACTCAATATCAAAATGAAGAAGATAGAca
Coding sequences within it:
- the LOC134692990 gene encoding uncharacterized protein LOC134692990 isoform X1, translating into MLQKKFSFILFNISSQETETEKSIALVKGLENNVNRKKGKGIKSKSCIKVVKNVPKIDSLPIKHLETEEEEAPYVVVFLDQEGNTLCSHVIGDGRKIKGQTLNVLDSLLLLIAVYYVFDLDYPEIYSQTLGILQQWAIGDQYTQQKSSNWIKFSDVLSRNKNE
- the LOC134692990 gene encoding uncharacterized protein LOC134692990 isoform X2 translates to MMKIVAKDVKLSTEETETEKSIALVKGLENNVNRKKGKGIKSKSCIKVVKNVPKIDSLPIKHLETEEEEAPYVVVFLDQEGNTLCSHVIGDGRKIKGQTLNVLDSLLLLIAVYYVFDLDYPEIYSQTLGILQQWAIGDQYTQQKSSNWIKFSDVLSRNKNE